The Mesotoga sp. UBA6090 genome contains a region encoding:
- a CDS encoding YggS family pyridoxal phosphate-dependent enzyme, which yields MIIENVRRLRAELPDYVTIVAASKTRTADEVLQLLDSGVIDVGENYVQEAEEKHHLIGDRARWHCIGHLQRNKVKKAVEIFDLIQTVDSLKIANEIDKRCAYINKKIPVMIEVNSAREDNKAGVFPEHVLELITEISPLEHISTVGLMTMGPLTDKSEEIRPYLRLTRKLFEEIAKQKIEGVDLQYLSMGMSSSYRVAVEEGSNMVRLGTIIFGERQ from the coding sequence ATGATTATTGAAAATGTGCGAAGACTGAGAGCAGAACTGCCTGATTATGTAACCATAGTTGCAGCTTCAAAGACAAGAACGGCCGATGAAGTTCTTCAACTTCTAGATAGTGGTGTGATAGATGTCGGAGAAAACTATGTTCAAGAGGCGGAAGAAAAGCATCATTTGATCGGCGACAGAGCAAGGTGGCATTGTATAGGTCACTTGCAAAGAAACAAAGTCAAGAAGGCCGTCGAGATATTTGATCTCATACAGACTGTGGATTCGCTGAAGATTGCTAATGAGATAGACAAGCGATGCGCATATATAAACAAGAAGATACCAGTAATGATAGAGGTGAACAGCGCTAGAGAGGACAACAAAGCCGGAGTCTTTCCAGAACACGTTCTGGAACTTATTACTGAGATTTCCCCTCTCGAACATATTTCCACAGTAGGTCTTATGACAATGGGTCCGCTGACAGATAAATCTGAGGAGATCAGGCCTTACCTGAGGCTAACAAGAAAACTGTTCGAAGAGATCGCAAAACAGAAGATAGAGGGAGTAGATTTGCAATATCTCTCCATGGGAATGTCTAGTTCCTACAGAGTAGCAGTTGAGGAGGGATCTAATATGGTTAGGCTTGGAACAATTATCTTCGGAGAGAGACAGTAG
- the aroB gene encoding bifunctional shikimate kinase AroK/3-dehydroquinate synthase AroB yields the protein MRVFLIGMMGSGKSTIGRILSSVLDKEFIDMDSEIERVKGMSISEIFEKEGEKEFRRLEKNLLKELVRSDEIVVSTGGGLILDKENRQILKGENAVYLRLPPADLYRRVSVKGRPLLKEGKESIFRVWEERRELYEQFPSVDTSCQTQWETVAAISMKIPAGESKTLSSGSHPVSISPGGFKSIGRMPNTIVSRRVQKIFSEWIPSSAFSIDDGEEAKGFRTLFEIYEYLMDRGVSRSDMVVGAGGGTVTDLVGFASSTFKRGVPITLYPTTLLAQVDASIGGKNGLNFKGCKNVVGNFYMPYETIIDPVVTLSMDEGRFEEGLVEAFKIFLITGRWYENFKSRCRDLKNRNLGALCEMLEEAVKQKNKIVALDTREAGIRRILNLGHTLGHLYEPLAGVSHGMAVAWGLEREMHYFANLGLVDEGVYREVSETLSEIVDLDFPQLPVEDALRLLRNDKKAMTSESMEIEIPLVRTPGSFEFAKVRLDDLLAVVV from the coding sequence ATGAGAGTGTTCCTCATTGGGATGATGGGTTCGGGGAAGAGCACGATAGGTAGAATCCTCTCTTCCGTTCTCGATAAAGAATTCATAGACATGGATTCGGAGATCGAAAGAGTTAAGGGGATGAGCATAAGCGAGATTTTCGAAAAAGAGGGTGAGAAGGAATTCAGAAGACTGGAGAAGAACCTTCTGAAAGAGCTCGTCCGGAGCGACGAGATTGTCGTATCGACGGGTGGGGGTCTAATACTTGATAAGGAAAACCGTCAGATATTGAAGGGAGAAAATGCCGTCTATCTCAGACTTCCGCCAGCAGATCTCTACAGAAGGGTCAGTGTGAAGGGTCGCCCGCTACTGAAGGAAGGCAAGGAGAGTATCTTCAGAGTTTGGGAAGAACGAAGGGAGCTCTATGAGCAGTTCCCGTCCGTTGATACTTCATGCCAGACCCAGTGGGAGACCGTTGCAGCGATATCTATGAAAATTCCCGCTGGTGAAAGCAAAACGCTTAGTAGCGGTTCTCACCCTGTCTCAATATCACCGGGTGGGTTCAAGTCCATAGGTAGGATGCCGAATACGATAGTCTCAAGAAGGGTTCAGAAGATCTTTTCCGAATGGATTCCCTCTTCGGCTTTTTCCATAGATGACGGTGAAGAGGCAAAGGGATTTCGTACACTCTTTGAAATCTATGAGTATCTCATGGATCGAGGAGTTTCTAGAAGTGACATGGTGGTCGGTGCGGGTGGAGGAACGGTAACAGATCTCGTTGGATTCGCTTCCTCGACATTTAAGAGGGGTGTTCCAATAACCCTATATCCGACGACGCTTCTAGCTCAAGTAGACGCTTCAATAGGCGGGAAAAATGGGCTAAATTTCAAAGGATGCAAGAATGTAGTCGGCAACTTCTATATGCCCTATGAGACCATCATAGATCCAGTCGTAACGCTTTCGATGGACGAAGGACGGTTTGAAGAAGGTCTGGTAGAGGCCTTCAAGATATTTCTCATCACGGGCCGATGGTATGAGAATTTCAAGAGCCGGTGCAGAGACTTGAAGAATAGGAATCTGGGCGCGCTGTGTGAGATGCTGGAAGAAGCCGTAAAGCAGAAGAATAAAATAGTGGCGCTTGATACGCGTGAAGCAGGAATAAGAAGAATTCTGAATCTTGGTCACACATTGGGACATCTCTACGAGCCATTAGCCGGAGTCTCGCACGGCATGGCGGTGGCGTGGGGTCTGGAAAGGGAGATGCACTACTTCGCAAATCTAGGTCTTGTAGATGAAGGAGTGTACAGAGAAGTATCGGAAACGCTATCCGAAATCGTCGATCTGGATTTCCCACAGCTACCTGTTGAGGATGCTCTAAGACTGCTTAGAAATGACAAGAAGGCGATGACCTCGGAGAGCATGGAGATAGAGATACCCCTTGTCAGGACCCCCGGTTCCTTTGAATTTGCGAAGGTAAGACTAGATGATTTGCTGGCCGTGGTCGTATGA
- a CDS encoding HD-GYP domain-containing protein → MKGFKVCKANETIETVVQKNSSLSLLAHGDGVEISIYELHSGVITFLDTFPDGDLLEFYYIIEGTISCNYSEKEVSLGPGDYFYAHNLKSPVELKPQTNVRLLHVSSRPLFKYISNNMAVMKDILSKVEIKDSYTHGHGKRVRDVSLAIARKLAVPPEKQEVIAMGALFHDIGKIEIDDSILKKPFRLSKEEFEIIKLHPVTGCEMVKGNFLEETQEIIRHHHERLDGSGYPDGLKGSELSLEARIVAVADSFDAMTSRRPYREAMSCKDALEELKSQSGTLYDSEIVKTLEECIAEGLI, encoded by the coding sequence ATGAAAGGTTTTAAAGTATGTAAAGCTAACGAAACGATCGAGACAGTTGTTCAGAAGAACTCCTCACTTTCTCTTTTGGCCCACGGTGACGGTGTGGAAATTTCGATTTACGAATTGCATTCAGGTGTTATAACTTTTCTGGATACCTTCCCGGATGGGGATTTGCTTGAATTCTACTACATCATAGAGGGAACCATTTCGTGCAATTACTCCGAAAAAGAAGTGAGTTTAGGACCTGGAGATTACTTTTATGCCCACAATCTCAAGTCCCCTGTCGAACTAAAACCCCAAACGAACGTTAGGTTGCTTCATGTATCTTCAAGACCGCTCTTCAAATACATAAGCAATAATATGGCGGTGATGAAGGATATACTTTCCAAAGTGGAGATTAAGGACTCATACACTCATGGCCACGGAAAGAGAGTGAGAGATGTTTCTCTGGCAATTGCAAGAAAACTTGCCGTTCCTCCAGAGAAACAAGAAGTTATTGCGATGGGAGCTTTGTTCCATGACATCGGAAAGATTGAAATAGACGATTCAATATTGAAGAAACCCTTTCGATTGAGTAAGGAGGAGTTCGAGATAATCAAGCTTCATCCAGTTACTGGTTGCGAGATGGTGAAGGGGAACTTCCTTGAAGAGACTCAAGAAATAATAAGGCATCATCACGAGCGACTTGACGGGTCGGGCTATCCCGATGGGCTGAAGGGTAGCGAATTATCTCTGGAGGCTAGAATCGTCGCCGTCGCCGATTCATTCGACGCGATGACATCGAGAAGACCCTACCGAGAAGCTATGAGTTGTAAAGACGCCCTCGAAGAGCTTAAGTCTCAGTCCGGTACTTTATATGATTCGGAGATCGTAAAGACTCTTGAGGAATGCATAGCTGAAGGACTTATCTAG
- the aroQ gene encoding type II 3-dehydroquinate dehydratase — protein MKILILNGPNLNMLGMREKSLYGDFTYNELCETVERKCVESGASSELFQSNHEGELVDRIHSIDYDAVVINAGALTHYSYSLRDALELFRGIKIEVHISNIFAREEFRSKSVISPVCSGTIAGLGLQGYLLAIEYAVSHLNSLTDREATK, from the coding sequence ATGAAAATACTCATATTGAACGGGCCTAACCTGAATATGCTTGGGATGAGGGAAAAGAGTCTGTATGGTGACTTCACATACAATGAGCTTTGTGAAACCGTCGAAAGAAAGTGCGTTGAAAGCGGGGCTTCGAGTGAGTTGTTCCAGTCCAATCACGAAGGGGAGCTTGTTGACAGGATTCATAGCATTGACTATGATGCAGTTGTTATAAATGCCGGCGCACTAACTCATTACAGCTACTCCCTAAGGGACGCGCTTGAATTGTTTAGAGGGATCAAGATCGAAGTACACATCTCAAACATATTCGCTAGAGAAGAGTTCAGAAGCAAGTCGGTGATCTCTCCTGTATGCAGCGGAACAATCGCAGGACTTGGATTGCAGGGATACTTGCTTGCCATAGAATATGCAGTTTCACATCTCAATTCGTTAACGGATCGGGAGGCGACAAAGTGA
- a CDS encoding Tex family protein, which produces MNEIVTDIANSLALPRWKIENAVELLEEGKTIPFIARYRKEKTGELNEIQLREISDALEYAKKLRSRKEEVLRIIEEKGKLTDELEAKIKDAKNLQLVEDLYLPFKSKKKTRADKAREKGLQPLADFLKSSRIKDETFIVTFVNAEQGIFQIEEALEGARDILAEEFSQEISVRERLRNQLKAKGTIKSSHSDKQDEREVYRDYYNFSQPISRLAAHQIMALFRGEREEILSLKLELPFDILPSLRDLIGWKDYLAYYGELVEASADSYSRLLMPSIEREVRNIIKEEAEGRAIHVFARNLRDLFLQPPLGEKVVMGIDPGYRTGCKVAVIGKDGSLLYHDVIYPTPPQNDYIGSSMKVVQAINTLEVELISIGNGTGSRETEVFVSRLIKEHKLPVKYMIVTESGASVYSASKVAIEEFPNEDVTTRGAISIARRVQDPLAEYVKIPPEAIGVGMYQHDVNQSELKKTLDREVESVVNLVGVNLNTASEHLLKYISGLNSRAAVNIVKHRTESGAFRNRKELLKVSGLGPKAFEQAAGFCRIISGSEALDGTSVHPESYEIARAILESVDLSPEELFTRKEEIPKILDEIDMEAISGERGFNLITVREIVEMLKKPGLDPREELEKPILRTDVLSMEDLSKGMELEGTVRNVVDFGAFVDIGVKQDGLIHKSKMGTRVRDPLEVLSVGQIVKVRVLDVDTKRMRIGLELLKNTGSA; this is translated from the coding sequence ATGAATGAAATAGTTACGGATATCGCCAACTCATTAGCTCTACCAAGATGGAAAATTGAGAACGCCGTGGAACTACTGGAAGAAGGAAAGACGATACCGTTCATAGCAAGGTATAGAAAAGAGAAGACCGGTGAACTCAATGAGATACAGTTGAGGGAAATTTCCGATGCTCTTGAGTATGCCAAGAAGCTTCGCTCAAGAAAAGAGGAAGTACTCAGAATAATCGAAGAAAAAGGCAAGTTGACCGATGAACTTGAAGCAAAAATCAAGGATGCGAAGAATCTTCAGCTTGTCGAAGATCTATATCTTCCCTTCAAATCGAAGAAGAAAACAAGAGCCGATAAAGCCAGAGAGAAGGGGCTCCAGCCTCTGGCAGACTTCCTGAAATCTTCAAGGATCAAGGACGAAACCTTTATCGTTACGTTTGTCAATGCCGAACAAGGGATATTTCAGATAGAAGAGGCTCTAGAAGGAGCCAGGGATATTCTTGCCGAAGAGTTTTCCCAGGAGATATCCGTGAGGGAAAGGCTGAGAAATCAACTTAAGGCCAAAGGGACAATCAAAAGCTCTCATTCAGATAAGCAGGACGAGCGGGAAGTTTACAGGGACTACTACAATTTCTCTCAACCGATCTCTAGACTGGCCGCTCACCAGATCATGGCACTTTTCAGGGGAGAACGAGAGGAGATTCTCTCGTTGAAGCTCGAGTTGCCCTTCGATATTTTGCCCTCTCTAAGAGACTTGATAGGGTGGAAAGACTATCTTGCCTACTATGGAGAACTGGTAGAAGCTTCGGCCGATTCCTATTCTAGATTGCTCATGCCATCAATTGAGCGAGAAGTTAGAAACATAATAAAGGAAGAGGCTGAAGGAAGGGCGATTCATGTTTTCGCCAGAAATCTCAGGGATCTCTTTCTCCAGCCTCCTCTTGGCGAAAAAGTCGTAATGGGTATAGACCCGGGTTACAGAACCGGATGCAAAGTGGCTGTAATTGGGAAGGACGGCTCCCTTCTCTATCATGATGTGATATATCCAACCCCACCTCAAAACGACTACATCGGCTCTTCGATGAAGGTAGTTCAGGCCATAAATACCTTAGAGGTCGAACTCATATCTATCGGCAACGGTACAGGTTCAAGGGAAACAGAGGTCTTTGTAAGCAGGCTGATAAAGGAACACAAACTTCCCGTCAAATACATGATTGTAACAGAGTCGGGTGCTTCGGTTTACTCGGCCTCAAAAGTTGCGATTGAGGAGTTCCCGAACGAAGACGTAACTACAAGAGGAGCGATCTCGATTGCGCGGAGAGTTCAGGACCCACTGGCTGAATACGTGAAAATCCCCCCGGAAGCTATTGGAGTCGGCATGTACCAGCATGATGTCAATCAATCGGAATTGAAGAAGACGCTAGACAGAGAGGTCGAGTCCGTCGTGAATCTGGTAGGCGTCAATCTAAACACTGCATCGGAGCATTTGCTCAAGTACATATCCGGATTGAATTCTAGAGCCGCAGTGAACATTGTAAAGCACAGGACGGAAAGCGGAGCGTTCAGGAACAGAAAGGAACTGCTGAAGGTTTCCGGTCTAGGTCCAAAGGCCTTCGAACAGGCAGCGGGTTTCTGTAGAATAATCAGTGGATCTGAAGCTTTGGACGGTACCTCGGTCCATCCCGAAAGCTATGAAATTGCCAGAGCTATCCTCGAGAGTGTTGATCTGAGCCCGGAAGAACTTTTCACAAGAAAAGAGGAGATTCCCAAAATACTTGATGAAATTGATATGGAAGCCATTTCAGGGGAGAGAGGCTTTAACTTAATCACCGTGAGAGAAATTGTGGAAATGCTAAAGAAGCCCGGCCTTGATCCTAGAGAAGAGCTTGAAAAACCAATCCTGAGAACGGACGTTCTTTCCATGGAGGACCTATCCAAAGGGATGGAACTTGAAGGAACTGTTCGCAACGTTGTAGACTTTGGCGCGTTCGTTGACATTGGGGTGAAACAGGACGGGTTGATTCACAAGAGCAAAATGGGCACAAGGGTGAGGGATCCTCTTGAAGTCTTGAGCGTTGGGCAAATCGTTAAGGTGAGAGTTCTGGATGTTGATACGAAGAGAATGAGAATAGGATTGGAACTGCTTAAGAATACTGGCAGCGCCTGA
- a CDS encoding cyclase family protein, producing MRRFIDLTRVVEDNQPVYPGDDRTRLSRSRVLNEDGYNNHRLEISMHSGTHIDGPLHLTQSDLYIDQIEIDRLICNGVLLDVRGEIEITLKPQYEDVVSEDSIVLFWTGRDSLFGSEDYFLKNPYLTSEMAEFLVRRKTRMVGFDSSSPDRYPYDIHRILFKGGCFIAENLVGLEKLSDSEDLEIFAIPLKIHADSSIARIFAAVR from the coding sequence GTGAGGAGGTTTATCGATTTGACCAGAGTTGTCGAAGATAACCAGCCGGTGTATCCTGGTGACGATCGCACAAGGTTAAGCAGGTCGAGAGTCTTGAACGAAGACGGATACAACAACCACAGACTTGAAATAAGTATGCACTCGGGAACCCATATAGACGGCCCACTGCATCTCACCCAATCGGATCTCTATATCGATCAGATCGAGATCGACAGACTTATATGCAATGGAGTCCTCCTTGACGTGAGGGGAGAGATAGAGATAACACTGAAGCCGCAGTACGAAGATGTGGTCTCTGAAGACTCGATTGTTCTTTTCTGGACTGGACGAGATTCCTTGTTCGGAAGCGAGGACTACTTCTTGAAGAATCCATATCTGACTTCCGAAATGGCTGAATTTCTGGTAAGGCGTAAAACGCGAATGGTTGGCTTTGATTCATCTTCTCCGGATCGATACCCTTACGATATCCACAGAATTCTCTTCAAAGGAGGCTGCTTCATCGCGGAAAATCTCGTTGGTCTCGAAAAGCTGTCGGACTCAGAGGACCTGGAAATCTTCGCAATTCCGCTCAAGATTCATGCGGATTCTTCTATAGCCCGAATCTTTGCCGCGGTTAGATAG
- a CDS encoding MBL fold metallo-hydrolase, with protein sequence MKIQIVGNRGVLFTFQGGDSPMNGETSVYLIEGRDHFYLCDTFLGNRSMNVVKNRINESPRKDLVVFNSHSDYDHIWGNGAFDGCEIVAHEFARRRMEERWDYDFENMERFRDGDVVKRLPGITFSDRLVFEDDDIEFRYMPGHTLCSSVCIDRRDSVIFVGDLVEDPLPLTLWNDLVTFTESLKTVLELSCRTVISGHSGIVAESLIRKNLEYLKSLFLGEEVDVEGGEDTHSFNTKYLEFLHYEDIARKLLGEKFDFEQFKREFWQMLGVEQESLKFESTLIRQTPSERLEEIWPQYEERLKNRKALE encoded by the coding sequence TTGAAGATTCAGATAGTCGGCAATAGGGGAGTATTGTTTACCTTTCAGGGCGGAGACTCCCCAATGAATGGAGAGACGTCCGTCTATTTGATAGAAGGCAGAGATCACTTTTATTTATGTGATACGTTTCTAGGGAATAGATCTATGAACGTTGTTAAGAATCGAATTAATGAAAGTCCGAGAAAGGATCTTGTAGTCTTCAACTCACATTCGGACTACGACCACATCTGGGGAAATGGAGCATTCGACGGATGCGAAATCGTCGCTCATGAATTTGCAAGAAGAAGAATGGAAGAAAGATGGGACTACGATTTCGAAAATATGGAAAGATTTCGTGACGGAGATGTTGTAAAGAGACTTCCCGGTATCACCTTCAGCGATAGACTAGTCTTTGAAGATGACGACATAGAGTTTCGTTATATGCCCGGCCACACTCTCTGTTCTTCGGTATGTATCGACAGAAGGGATTCGGTGATCTTCGTAGGTGATCTTGTGGAAGATCCTTTGCCACTAACTCTCTGGAACGATCTGGTCACCTTTACGGAGAGCTTGAAGACTGTACTTGAATTATCATGTCGGACCGTAATTTCCGGGCACTCCGGTATCGTCGCTGAGAGTCTCATAAGAAAGAATCTGGAATATCTGAAGTCTCTTTTCCTTGGTGAAGAAGTAGATGTTGAAGGAGGCGAAGATACACATTCCTTCAACACAAAGTATCTCGAGTTTCTGCATTATGAAGATATCGCAAGAAAATTGCTTGGCGAGAAGTTTGACTTCGAGCAGTTCAAGAGAGAATTTTGGCAGATGCTCGGAGTAGAACAGGAGTCTCTGAAATTTGAATCGACACTGATCCGACAGACTCCTTCTGAAAGACTTGAAGAGATCTGGCCACAATATGAAGAGCGGTTGAAAAACAGAAAGGCTTTGGAATGA
- a CDS encoding pyruvate kinase produces MDGFSIVVTINDRKLLKSVEMAGATAIRFNSSHVTLEELEKFTSYYEDTCSLPLYIDLQGAKLRLSRNQPVMEIKAGEQVTLGSQCSDLKAIAIDPRTLSYLSPGMKISIEDGRIELQVLKQEADNARAIVLRGGVIRASKGMNISPHPINQIELSSRDSDIVLATRKYDFVRYALSFVSSPSEVIELKDLSGRPVTSKIERELPFPRVGEISSSSDEIWLCRGDLGAQLGARGLVDFYSYFSDNINELYKPVLMAGEVLEHMVDHPFATRSELCHLKDIQMKGFAGIVLSNETAYGTFPIEAIKTVLEVTSDE; encoded by the coding sequence ATGGACGGATTCTCAATTGTTGTTACAATAAATGACCGAAAACTTCTAAAATCTGTAGAAATGGCCGGTGCGACAGCAATACGCTTCAATTCTTCGCATGTCACTCTAGAGGAACTCGAGAAATTTACCTCATACTACGAGGATACCTGCTCTCTTCCTCTTTACATTGACTTACAGGGTGCAAAGCTCAGGTTGTCGCGGAATCAGCCAGTAATGGAAATAAAGGCGGGAGAACAGGTCACTCTTGGCAGTCAGTGTTCGGATCTTAAGGCTATCGCTATAGATCCGCGGACCCTTTCATATCTCTCTCCGGGAATGAAGATCTCAATAGAAGATGGCAGAATTGAACTCCAGGTGCTGAAACAGGAAGCAGACAACGCAAGAGCTATAGTTTTGAGAGGCGGAGTCATAAGAGCATCAAAGGGTATGAATATATCGCCCCACCCAATAAATCAGATTGAGCTCTCTTCAAGAGATTCCGATATCGTTCTTGCGACAAGGAAATACGATTTTGTTAGATACGCCCTTTCCTTTGTTTCAAGTCCAAGCGAGGTAATCGAATTGAAAGACCTTTCCGGAAGACCGGTGACTTCAAAAATCGAAAGAGAGCTCCCTTTTCCCAGAGTAGGAGAGATCTCATCTTCAAGCGACGAAATTTGGTTATGCCGCGGAGATCTTGGTGCGCAGTTAGGCGCAAGAGGGCTTGTTGATTTCTATAGCTACTTTTCTGATAACATTAATGAACTCTACAAACCAGTCCTGATGGCCGGGGAGGTTCTCGAACACATGGTTGACCACCCCTTTGCTACAAGGAGCGAACTATGCCACCTAAAGGACATCCAGATGAAAGGATTCGCTGGAATCGTCCTCTCAAACGAAACTGCCTATGGAACCTTTCCTATTGAAGCAATCAAGACAGTTCTTGAGGTTACTTCGGATGAATGA
- a CDS encoding prephenate dehydrogenase, with translation MKAHIIGAGSIGGSIALRLSKRGHRVSVFDQNVVTTEMLRKKDPSIEVSSDAFTPRDLSVIALPMNSEEELLLSADFTGPVFDVASVMHPFQEIARLRKIRFISGHPMAGNEHVGPGGWNEFMFDGRTFMLWPGECATKQDVDLVLEIVADLGSIPEFLSPEKHDHIVSRVSQAVYFLSRAALKLGKDVEKYSGPGYDSTSRLGRQNMDMVLDMARFNGPNIASSLEEAERYLCSIRIAIEMGDLDKLQEIISIR, from the coding sequence ATGAAGGCCCACATCATAGGAGCGGGTTCGATCGGGGGATCGATTGCATTGAGGCTTTCCAAGCGCGGCCATAGGGTTTCGGTCTTTGACCAGAATGTTGTGACAACAGAGATGCTTAGAAAGAAGGATCCGAGCATTGAAGTATCCTCAGATGCCTTTACGCCGAGGGACCTGAGCGTTATCGCACTACCCATGAACTCCGAAGAAGAGCTGCTACTGTCTGCCGATTTCACCGGCCCGGTATTTGATGTCGCGAGCGTGATGCACCCCTTCCAGGAGATAGCTAGACTCAGGAAGATAAGATTCATAAGCGGGCATCCCATGGCCGGCAACGAGCATGTAGGTCCGGGAGGCTGGAATGAATTCATGTTTGATGGCCGCACATTCATGCTATGGCCGGGAGAGTGTGCGACAAAGCAAGACGTGGATCTTGTACTGGAAATTGTCGCTGACCTCGGTTCTATACCAGAATTTCTATCTCCGGAAAAACACGATCATATCGTGAGCAGAGTAAGCCAAGCAGTCTATTTTCTTTCTAGGGCCGCATTGAAGCTCGGCAAAGATGTTGAGAAGTATTCTGGCCCCGGTTACGATTCAACGTCTAGACTTGGAAGACAGAACATGGATATGGTTCTAGATATGGCTAGATTCAATGGTCCGAATATTGCGTCTTCATTGGAGGAAGCAGAGAGATATTTGTGTAGTATCAGAATTGCCATCGAAATGGGAGATCTTGATAAGTTGCAGGAAATCATCTCTATTCGCTAG
- the aroC gene encoding chorismate synthase, which translates to MKFTVAGDSHGSGVFGLIEELPSGVSLSIEEINKQLQRRQKSYGRGERMKAEQDRAIVKSGLWKDLTTGAPLLIEIENKVSSAEKSVRSIPRPGHSDYAAWTRYKLNDLAVYAERSSARWTAALTAIGSIASQILQELGITVCSSVIAIGNVSCELPSWREWISRDRRSSVFCHDEIAYREMLKEIDTARELGETLGGRFVVIADGIPAGTGGYGSLFERLDSRIGKHFMAIPSVKGIFIGNPDVRLRGGAYHDKPYIEDGIVFRKTNNAGGVEGGISNGERIVVEASVKPIPSLRRGISSVDLSDLNETRTPYVRSDTTAVPAAAVVGESMLSLLLLEAILERFGNGDFCSIKRRVKDESVPHWDDGFGEEHDR; encoded by the coding sequence ATGAAGTTTACCGTAGCCGGAGACTCTCATGGCAGCGGCGTCTTCGGGCTTATCGAGGAGTTGCCCTCTGGTGTTTCTCTTTCAATCGAAGAGATAAATAAACAGCTACAGCGAAGGCAGAAGAGCTATGGCAGGGGAGAGAGGATGAAGGCCGAGCAGGACAGGGCAATCGTGAAGTCTGGTCTGTGGAAGGACCTTACGACTGGTGCCCCTCTTCTGATTGAGATAGAGAATAAGGTTTCCAGTGCCGAGAAGAGCGTGAGAAGCATCCCAAGGCCCGGGCATTCCGATTATGCTGCGTGGACGAGATACAAACTGAATGATCTGGCGGTTTATGCAGAGCGAAGCAGTGCGAGGTGGACTGCAGCACTTACGGCTATCGGTTCGATCGCGTCTCAGATTCTTCAAGAGCTTGGAATTACCGTGTGCAGTTCAGTTATAGCGATCGGAAACGTCAGCTGTGAACTCCCCTCATGGAGAGAATGGATTTCGAGGGATCGTAGATCTTCGGTTTTTTGCCACGATGAAATCGCCTACCGAGAGATGTTGAAGGAGATCGATACGGCAAGGGAGCTTGGGGAAACCCTTGGGGGAAGATTCGTTGTAATCGCCGATGGAATACCGGCGGGGACCGGCGGATATGGCAGTCTCTTTGAAAGACTCGATTCGAGAATCGGGAAGCACTTCATGGCGATCCCCTCCGTTAAGGGAATCTTCATTGGAAATCCCGATGTGAGGCTTCGAGGAGGCGCATACCACGATAAGCCCTACATTGAAGACGGGATAGTTTTCAGGAAGACAAATAACGCCGGCGGTGTCGAGGGTGGGATATCAAACGGCGAACGAATCGTTGTTGAGGCAAGCGTGAAGCCGATTCCTTCCTTGAGGAGGGGAATCTCTTCCGTCGATCTGAGCGACTTGAATGAGACAAGGACTCCTTACGTTCGTTCCGATACTACGGCGGTTCCGGCGGCTGCAGTCGTAGGAGAGTCTATGCTCTCGCTCTTGTTACTTGAGGCGATTCTCGAAAGATTTGGAAATGGTGATTTCTGCTCGATAAAAAGGAGGGTGAAGGATGAGAGTGTTCCTCATTGGGATGATGGGTTCGGGGAAGAGCACGATAGGTAG
- the aroH gene encoding chorismate mutase, which translates to MKAIRGATSIEKDCQEEIRDSVIELMEEIFSRNEITELHSVIFTVTNDITSCNPATAFRKVFNQSDVALLCLYEASFENSPGGIIRVLLHCESETKNFVYLRRAKNLRPDKVQAGDSKA; encoded by the coding sequence GTGAAAGCAATAAGGGGAGCAACGTCTATAGAGAAAGATTGCCAGGAAGAAATTCGAGACTCAGTGATAGAGCTTATGGAGGAGATATTCAGTAGGAATGAGATCACCGAACTGCACTCCGTTATATTCACCGTCACAAATGACATAACATCTTGCAATCCAGCAACTGCTTTTAGAAAAGTGTTCAATCAAAGCGATGTTGCGCTGCTGTGCCTCTATGAAGCCTCCTTTGAAAACTCTCCAGGGGGGATCATCAGAGTGCTTCTCCACTGCGAATCGGAGACGAAGAATTTCGTTTATCTGCGACGAGCTAAAAATCTCCGGCCCGACAAAGTACAGGCAGGAGACTCGAAGGCATGA